Below is a genomic region from Brucella sp. BE17.
GATGAAGTGATTACCCGCAAGCTGTCCAACCTTGGAGGAAAAATCAACGCCGCCATAAGCAAGAAGAATTTCCGTTTCGCTGACCCCGCCCGGATAAAGGATCATGTGGCCGGGCGCAGGATGACTGGTATGGTTTTCATAACCGACGCCGAAATCCTGATCGCCGAGTGGAATCCAAACCCCTTCGCCGCTCCAGCGAACATGGACGACCTTGCTTTCATAAGGCAATAATTTAACGAAGGCGGCGCAGGTTTGCGGAGCAGATTCCGTTTCCAGGCGAGCATCGAATGTGTAGGGACCAGCGGTGATCTTGAGTTTGGTCATGTATGGGTTCCATATTGAAAGCCGACGATATTGTCGTTGAATCAGCCGCCTGCGGCAAAACGGTCACTGCGAACCGCCCAGCCAGTGACACGGGCCTCAACCATCGAGAAGAGCGCATAAAGCGTGACCCCCAGAAACGCGAGAATGAAGAGGCCAGCGAATACAAGCGGCACATCGAAGGTTGAGCTTGCGATCATCATTAGATTGCCTATACCGCGATTGGAAGCAACCGTTTCGGAGATGACCGTTCCGACAAAGGCCAGCGTCGCCGCCACCTTCAACGATGCGAAGAAATAGGGCATCGTCCGTGGCAAGCCAATATTCCAGAGAATCTCCAGTTTTGATGCCTTGAGCGAACGCATGACGTCCTGAAGTTCGGGCTCAGTGGACGCAAGACCGGTGGCAACATTCACGACAATCGGAAAAACGCACATCACCATCGCCGTCAATATGGCAGGTACCGTTCCTGCACCAAACCACAGAACCAGGATCGGAACGATTGCCACCTTGGGTATTGACGAAAAGCCGACGAGGATCGGATAGGCTACGTCATAGGCCAGCCTCGATGAGCCGATCAACATGCCGAGCATAACGCCGATGAAAATTCCAAGGCCAAACCCGACAAGGGTTGTATAAAGCGTCTGCAAGGCGTGAGGCCAAATACCCGGGAACTTGACCCACAATGTGTAAAAAGCCTGCGAGGGCCGCGGCAGTACCAGTGATGACACATTGAAAAGAAGACAAATCAATTCCCAGGCAATGAAAAAGCCAAGAATGCAAGCAATAGATAAAACACGGCGTCTGGTATCGGGTTTCATACGCTTGTTTCCTTCACGCTGCGGGCATGAACAATCCGTTCGCGAAGGCGCTGGGTCAGCGACACGAATTCAGGTTCATATGCAATTTCAATGGTTCTGGGACGGGGGAAGTCGACCGGGCTGTCCTCGATGATCCGGCCCGGACGGGCCTGCATGACGCAAATTCGTGAGGACAAATAGGCCGCCTCCTTCAGATCGTGGGTCACCAGAAGAACAGTTGGACTTTGCTCCATCCAGAGATTCTGCATGATTTCCCAGAGTTCCTCGCGCGTGAACTGGTCAAGAGCGCCGAACGGTTCATCAAGCAAAAGCAAAGTCGGTTCATGAATGAGCGCA
It encodes:
- a CDS encoding ABC transporter permease — encoded protein: MKPDTRRRVLSIACILGFFIAWELICLLFNVSSLVLPRPSQAFYTLWVKFPGIWPHALQTLYTTLVGFGLGIFIGVMLGMLIGSSRLAYDVAYPILVGFSSIPKVAIVPILVLWFGAGTVPAILTAMVMCVFPIVVNVATGLASTEPELQDVMRSLKASKLEILWNIGLPRTMPYFFASLKVAATLAFVGTVISETVASNRGIGNLMMIASSTFDVPLVFAGLFILAFLGVTLYALFSMVEARVTGWAVRSDRFAAGG
- a CDS encoding DUF3830 family protein, translating into MTKLKITAGPYTFDARLETESAPQTCAAFVKLLPYESKVVHVRWSGEGVWIPLGDQDFGVGYENHTSHPAPGHMILYPGGVSETEILLAYGGVDFSSKVGQLAGNHFITVVSGLEKLPLLGKKTLWEGAQPIRIELA